The DNA window CAATATTCTCCGGGAAATTATACTACTTTTTATTAAACATTAAGCGGATATGACTATATTCACCATCTCCATCTCCAACGCTCCGGCCGAAACTCGTGTCCGAACACGTTGACAGAAAGGGGTGTGTAGCCTGGAAAGAAGCTCTCAGCCAATGAGCGCCCGTCTCCTCCACAGTAGGGCTGTTTACTAGTGGATGTGAGCGCCTATTGGACTAGATGACTATACCTCCAGGGTCTTTACTAGCCTATCGGCACAGTCCCCAAATAATGCAGTTTAAAACAAGTCTatgttttaaaatgataaacgttAGGTTAAACAGAAATGGGATATTGTGCTCCACTAAAAAGCCACTCAGGAgtccacacacactgcacacttgCTACCTCTCggtcagtcagacagagaggggtgtgtgATCTAAAAAAAACAACACTCTCGGTACAGGATGATGTCATTGGTTGTGTGGTTGACTTTTAGGAATTTTCGCAACATCACTCCTTTGTTAGATGGAAACTGTAATTACACATGCAGGTGCTGATAAACATGTAATTACCAGTAATGATTGAAGTAAAACATTTTGTGCTGTGATTTACATTCCAAAACATTCCATAATATTTatatgcacacaaaaaaaaacattatttgctGCTTTCCTTCCAATGAAGAGATGGCTTTTATTTTATGGTTCTAGAATAGCATAACTTTTGTTCTATGGTTCTAGAATAGCATAACTTTTATTCTAAGGTTCTAGAATAGCATAACTTTTATTCTATGGTTCTAGAATAGCATAACTTTTATTCTATGGTTCTAGAATAGCATAACTTTTATTCTATGGTTCTAGAATAGCATAACTTTTATTCTATGGTTCTAGAATAGCATAACTTTTATTCTAATAGAACTTCATGATGTATCttagaatttatttatttttatattctgAGCTCCTCCAGCCTCTACCAGCAGCAGCACCATGGCAACCAAGAGACCAGAGGACAGGATCTCTTCTTCAGGACCACAGTCATGTCCCTCTACAGCAGTAAGACCCACAGACACCAGGCAGCCTGGGGCAGAGACACAGGAGACACTGGTAAGTGGACCCATACAAGCAGAGATAGGAAGAAGGAATCCATCATTCAATTTCAATATTTTGTGGGTATCTAAAAGTATTGCCACAGTTTTACTGTACAGGTGTCATTGTCTCAACTGTGCCTCCATCTCTGCGTCTCGCCCATATCTTATCAGTGTTGcacctctgtccctgtgtctgtctgcaggTGTACATGCAGTGCTGTGGGCAGGAAGCCCCTAATAAGACAGAGAGGAACGGTCATAGGAAAATCATGGATAGGAACCATCAGGGCCCAGTCTTTGTGCCCCAGGGGAGGACTGAGAGGGTCTGGACCCACCCCCCGGCTCCCCAGCAGACTACAACTCCCACAATACCCTCCTGCCCTGTGTCTCCCCCTTACAGGTAGACTCTCTCGCTGTGGGCATCCTTCAGCCTAAAGCTGTTCTTCATCATTTCACACCACCTTACAACATCAACTGTTATCTTGGTACTCCTCAATGGAGTCTCCATTCTTCATCTGCTCCTCTTCTTTAAGTTGTCTGTTTAGGTGAAGATTGTGATCGTTGCCCCAAGACTAAATCCATCTTGTAATTAATGCCCCCCCCCTCCTCAGTTTCTGGAGCCCAGGGTCGGTGGAGATGGATGAGATCATGGCAGCCATGGTTCTGACCAGTCTGTCCTGCAGCCCTGTGGTCCAGAGTTCTCCTCAGAGTCAGAATGACTCTCTACCAGGTAGGTTAGTCAATAAAGCCATGGTTCTGACCAGTCTGTCCTGCAGCCCTGTGGTCCAGAGTTCTCCTCAGAGTCAGAATGACTCTCTACCAGGTAGGTTAGTCAATAAAGCCATGGTTCTGACCAGTCTGTCCTGCAGCCCTGTGGTCCAGAGTTCTCCTCAGAGTCAGAATGACTCTCTACCAGGTAGGTTAGTCAATAAAGCCATGGTTCTGACCAGTCTGTCCTGCAGCCCTGTGGTCCAGAGTTCTCCTCAGAGTCAGAACGACTCTCTACCAGGTAGGTTAGTCAATAAAGCCATGGTTCTGACCAGTCTGTCCTGCAGCCCTGTGGTCCAGAGTTCTCCTCAGAGTCAGAATGACTCTCTACCAGGTAGGTTAGTCAATAAAGCCATGGTTCTGACCAGTCTGTCCTGCAGCCCTGTGGTCCAGAGTTCTCCTCAGAGTCAGAATGACTCTCTACCAGGTAGGTTAGTCAATAAAGCCATGGTTCTGACCAGTCTGTCCTGCAGCCCTGTGGTCCAGAGTTCTCCTCAGAGTCAGAATGACTCTCTACCAGGTAGGTTAGTCAATAAAGCCATGGTTCTGACCAGTCTGTCCTGCAGCCCTGTGGTCCAGAGTTCTCCTCAGAGTCAGAATGACTCTCTACCAGGTAGGTTAGTCAATAAAGCCATGGTTCTGACCAGTCTGTCCTGCAGCCCTGTGGTCCAGAGTTCTCCTCAGAGTCAGAATGACTCTCTACCAGGTAGGTTAGTCAATAAAGCCATGGTTCTGACCAGTCTGTCCTGCAGCCCTGTGGTCCAGAGTTCTCCTCAGAGTCAGAATGACTCTCTACCAGGTAGGTTAGTCAATAAAGCCATGGTTCTGACCAGTCTGTCCTGCAGCCCTGTGGTCCAGAGTTCTCCTCAGAGTCAGAATGACTCTCTACCAGGTAGGTTAGTCAATAAAGCCATGGTTCTGACCAGTCTGTCCTGCAGCCCTGTGGTCCAGAGTTCTCCTCAGAGTCAGAACGACTCTCTACCAGGTAGGTTAGTCAATAAAGCCATGGTTCTGACCAGTCTGTCCTGCAGCCCTGTGGTCCAGAGTTCTCCTCAGAGTCAGAATGACTCTCTACCAGGTAGGTTAGTCAATAAAGCCATGGTTCTGACCAGTCTGTCCTGCAGCCCTGTGGTCCAGAGTTCTCCTCAGAGTCAGAATGACTCTCTACCAGGTAGGTTAGTCAATAAAGCCATGGTTCTGACCAGTCTGTCCTGCAGCCCTGTGGTCCAGAGTTCTCCTCAGAGTCAGAATGACTCTCTACCAGGTAGGTTAGTCAATAAAGCCATGGTTCTGACCAGTCTGTCCTGCAGCCCTGTGGTCCAGAGTTCTCCTCAGAGTCAGAATGACTCTCTACCAGGTAGGTTAGTCAATAAAGCCATGGTTCTGACCAGTCTGTCCTGCAGCCCTGTGGTCCAGAGTTCTCCTCAGAGTCAGAATGACTCTCTACCAGGTAGGTTAGTCAATAAAGCCATggttctcactcacacactcactcactcactcactcactcactcacactgacCCAGTACCAGGTAAGTCagtgtgtcacgatcgtcgtatggaatggaccaaggtgcagcgtggtgagtgtacattcTTACTTTATGCAAATgttgccaacaaaacaataatacaacaaaacgaacgtgaagctctGTAAGGCTGTGTgcacaactacccacaactaccaaaaggaaaaaaggctacctaagtatgattcccaatcagagacaacgatagacagctgtccctgattgagaaccatacccggccaaaacatagaaacaaacaacatagaatgcccaccccaaatcacaccctgacctaaccaaatagagaaataaaacgtctctctaaggtcagggtgtgac is part of the Oncorhynchus tshawytscha isolate Ot180627B linkage group LG18, Otsh_v2.0, whole genome shotgun sequence genome and encodes:
- the znf395b gene encoding mucin-4 isoform X2, whose product is MATKRPEDRISSSGPQSCPSTAVRPTDTRQPGAETQETLVYMQCCGQEAPNKTERNGHRKIMDRNHQGPVFVPQGRTERVWTHPPAPQQTTTPTIPSCPVSPPYSFWSPGSVEMDEIMAAMVLTSLSCSPVVQSSPQSQNDSLPGRLVNKAMVLTSLSCSPVVQSSPQSQNDSLPGRLVNKAMVLTSLSCSPVVQSSPQSQNDSLPGRLVNKAMVLTSLSCSPVVQSSPQSQNDSLPGRLVNKAMVLTSLSCSPVVQSSPQSQNDSLPGRLVNKAMVLTSLSCSPVVQSSPQSQNDSLPGRLVNKAMVLTSLSCSPVVQSSPQSQNDSLPGRLVNKAMVLTSLSCSPVVQSSPQSQNDSLPGRLVNKAMVLTSLSCSPVVQSSPQSQNDSLPGRLVNKAMVLTSLSCSPVVQSSPQSQNDSLPGRLVNKAMVLTSLSCSPVVQSSPQSQNDSLPGRLVNKAMVLTSLSCSPVVQSSPQSQNDSLPGRLVNKAMVLTSLSCSPVVQSSPQSQNDSLPGRLVNKAMVLTSLSCSPVVQSSPQSQNDSLPGRLVNKAMVLTSLSCSPVVQSSPQSQNDSLPGRLVNKAMVLTSLSCSPVVQSSPQSQNDSLPGRLVNKAMVLTSLSCSPVVQSSPQSQNDSLPGSSSWGGDMECRGGDMECGGGDMECGGGELSDSGSSGYWSWDHGNVSPAPSPSVAEMDSRPDEGLHMELGGELHTAARSKSSFRGTYRCLWPSCGKVLTSSVGMKRHVRVMHLGGSEQSPREEDFYYTKISCEAPADPSLVSPLPPDPSPVSPLPPAPLPASSPHVPWASCGSPLSPDPDSGLQITSSGSGSSRPSSGPESAPYQHRPLSQSAPSSSWQIQTDHVYQACTPLQVTMSSCSPAPCCWTPPPLTVSNQHSHHNTQVVTGRCRSVSVGEQWLQQNSATNRLTTLRAASPSGSHCSFRKGRGEAETFLVYHPCRKGRGEAKKCRKVYGVEHKEQWCTACRWKKACQRFTD
- the znf395b gene encoding mucin-4 isoform X1, yielding MATKRPEDRISSSGPQSCPSTAVRPTDTRQPGAETQETLVYMQCCGQEAPNKTERNGHRKIMDRNHQGPVFVPQGRTERVWTHPPAPQQTTTPTIPSCPVSPPYSFWSPGSVEMDEIMAAMVLTSLSCSPVVQSSPQSQNDSLPGRLVNKAMVLTSLSCSPVVQSSPQSQNDSLPGRLVNKAMVLTSLSCSPVVQSSPQSQNDSLPGRLVNKAMVLTSLSCSPVVQSSPQSQNDSLPGRLVNKAMVLTSLSCSPVVQSSPQSQNDSLPGRLVNKAMVLTSLSCSPVVQSSPQSQNDSLPGRLVNKAMVLTSLSCSPVVQSSPQSQNDSLPGRLVNKAMVLTSLSCSPVVQSSPQSQNDSLPGRLVNKAMVLTSLSCSPVVQSSPQSQNDSLPGRLVNKAMVLTSLSCSPVVQSSPQSQNDSLPGRLVNKAMVLTSLSCSPVVQSSPQSQNDSLPGRLVNKAMVLTSLSCSPVVQSSPQSQNDSLPGRLVNKAMVLTSLSCSPVVQSSPQSQNDSLPGRLVNKAMVLTSLSCSPVVQSSPQSQNDSLPGRLVNKAMVLTSLSCSPVVQSSPQSQNDSLPGRLVNKAMVLTSLSCSPVVQSSPQSQNDSLPGRLVNKAMVLTSLSCSPVVQSSPQSQNDSLPGSSSWGGDMECRGGDMECGGGDMECGGGELSDSGSSGYWSWDHGNVSPAPSPSVAEMDSRPDEGLHMELGGELHTAARSKSSFRGTYRCLWPSCGKVLTSSVGMKRHVRVMHLGSGSEQSPREEDFYYTKISCEAPADPSLVSPLPPDPSPVSPLPPAPLPASSPHVPWASCGSPLSPDPDSGLQITSSGSGSSRPSSGPESAPYQHRPLSQSAPSSSWQIQTDHVYQACTPLQVTMSSCSPAPCCWTPPPLTVSNQHSHHNTQVVTGRCRSVSVGEQWLQQNSATNRLTTLRAASPSGSHCSFRKGRGEAETFLVYHPCRKGRGEAKKCRKVYGVEHKEQWCTACRWKKACQRFTD
- the znf395b gene encoding uncharacterized protein znf395b isoform X4, encoding MATKRPEDRISSSGPQSCPSTAVRPTDTRQPGAETQETLVYMQCCGQEAPNKTERNGHRKIMDRNHQGPVFVPQGRTERVWTHPPAPQQTTTPTIPSCPVSPPYSFWSPGSVEMDEIMAAMVLTSLSCSPVVQSSPQSQNDSLPGRLVNKAMVLTSLSCSPVVQSSPQSQNDSLPGRLVNKAMVLTSLSCSPVVQSSPQSQNDSLPGRLVNKAMVLTSLSCSPVVQSSPQSQNDSLPGRLVNKAMVLTSLSCSPVVQSSPQSQNDSLPGRLVNKAMVLTSLSCSPVVQSSPQSQNDSLPGRLVNKAMVLTSLSCSPVVQSSPQSQNDSLPGRLVNKAMVLTSLSCSPVVQSSPQSQNDSLPGRLVNKAMVLTSLSCSPVVQSSPQSQNDSLPGRLVNKAMVLTSLSCSPVVQSSPQSQNDSLPGRLVNKAMVLTSLSCSPVVQSSPQSQNDSLPGRLVNKAMVLTSLSCSPVVQSSPQSQNDSLPGRLVNKAMVLTSLSCSPVVQSSPQSQNDSLPGRLVNKAMVLTSLSCSPVVQSSPQSQNDSLPGRLVNKAMVLTSLSCSPVVQSSPQSQNDSLPGRLVNKAMVLTSLSCSPVVQSSPQSQNDSLPGSSSWGGDMECRGGDMECGGGDMECGGGELSDSGSSGYWSWDHGNVSPAPSPSVAEMDSRPDEGLHMELGGELHTAARSKSSFRGTYRCLWPSCGKVLTSSVGMKRHVRVMHLGSGSEQSPREEDFYYTKISCEAPADPSLVSPLPPDPSPVSPLPPAPLPASSPHVPWASCGSPLSPDPDSGLQITSSGSGSSRPSSGPESAPYQHRPLSQSAPSSSWQIQTDHVYQACTPLQVTMSSCSPAPCCWTPPPLTVSNQHSHHNTQVVTGRCRSVSVGEQWLQQNSATNRLTTLRAASPSGSHCSFRKGRGEAETFLVYHPCRKGRGEAKKCRKVYGVEHKEQWCTACRWKKACQRFTD
- the znf395b gene encoding mucin-4 isoform X3, giving the protein MATKRPEDRISSSGPQSCPSTAVRPTDTRQPGAETQETLVYMQCCGQEAPNKTERNGHRKIMDRNHQGPVFVPQGRTERVWTHPPAPQQTTTPTIPSCPVSPPYSFWSPGSVEMDEIMAAMVLTSLSCSPVVQSSPQSQNDSLPGRLVNKAMVLTSLSCSPVVQSSPQSQNDSLPGRLVNKAMVLTSLSCSPVVQSSPQSQNDSLPGRLVNKAMVLTSLSCSPVVQSSPQSQNDSLPGRLVNKAMVLTSLSCSPVVQSSPQSQNDSLPGRLVNKAMVLTSLSCSPVVQSSPQSQNDSLPGRLVNKAMVLTSLSCSPVVQSSPQSQNDSLPGRLVNKAMVLTSLSCSPVVQSSPQSQNDSLPGRLVNKAMVLTSLSCSPVVQSSPQSQNDSLPGRLVNKAMVLTSLSCSPVVQSSPQSQNDSLPGRLVNKAMVLTSLSCSPVVQSSPQSQNDSLPGRLVNKAMVLTSLSCSPVVQSSPQSQNDSLPGRLVNKAMVLTSLSCSPVVQSSPQSQNDSLPGRLVNKAMVLTSLSCSPVVQSSPQSQNDSLPGRLVNKAMVLTSLSCSPVVQSSPQSQNDSLPGRLVNKAMVLTSLSCSPVVQSSPQSQNDSLPGRLVNKAMVLTSLSCSPVVQSSPQSQNDSLPGSSSWGGDMECRGGDMECGGGDMECGGGELSDSGSSGYWSWDHGNVSPAPSPSVAEMDSRPDEGLHMELGGELHTAARSKSSFRGTYRCLWPSCGKVLTSSVGMKRHVRVMHLGSGSEQSPREEDFYYTKISCEAPADPSLVSPLPPDPSPVSPLPPAPLPASSPHVPWASCGSPLSPDPDSGLQITSSGSGSSRPSSGPESAPYQHRPLSQSAPSSSWQIQTDHVYQACTPLQVTMSSCSPAPCCWTPPPLTVSNQHSHHNTQVVTGRCRSVSVGEQWLQQNSATNRLTTLRAASPSGSHCSFRKGRGEAKKCRKVYGVEHKEQWCTACRWKKACQRFTD